A window of Stutzerimonas stutzeri genomic DNA:
GAACGGGCTTGGCGTATAAAATTCCGTCCGACTCTCTTCCGAGGCCCTAGATCCGGCCTTCTCAGGGAGGCAGGATGTTTATACACCAGCTGCAAGAAGCCTGAAATTGATCCCAATCCATAGATTGCACCGCGCGCGACCTTGAGCACCCTTTGCAGACTTGCCGTGTCGATAAAGTGTCGAAATCAATGCGGTCCAGAGCGGAACAAAGCTAGCCCCTACATGCCGCAGGCCCAGCAAAGCCGAAGACAGCCGACCACTGCAAGCCAAAAAAACGAGTTCGACTCTCACTGCCTTCCGCCATCTGCTCCACGCCTCCGTCCTCCGTCCTCGCACCACCCTGCGACAGCCTGCCCCACTTCGTAATATCAAAAAGCCATCGCGCTATAGGGCGAAGCACGTCACAATCGGCGCTTTTCTTTCCAGGGATAGGAGAGGCTACGTGAGTGATCGGGCCGACGAGCGTCGAGCGTTTCATGCACTGCGGGACCATATTGATTGTCTGCTGGCCGCGGGTGCCTCGCTGATCGGGCGTGATCCGGTGCAGCTGAGTCTGGAGGGGCGGACGCTGACGGTGCGGCACGGGATGCTGGTCAACGAGAACGGCCATCAGGACCTGATCGAGACACTGGCCGAGCTGGAGTGGACGAACAAGCGCACGCGCGACCTGGCCATCGATATCTGCATTCGGCAGCTGGACCATGCGATCAGGGCGAGTTGCGTCACGGTGCGGGGCAGCTCGACGCCCGACAAGTCCTAAGTGCGGGGTGCGGGGTGCGGGGTGCGGCGCAATCGTCAGGATTTGATCGATTGATGTTGGCAGGTGGTGGGCTGAAGCCCACCCTACGTTGCATCGCATGCGATCAGGGCGAGTTGCGACAAGGCTCTCGAGGGTTCGACGCCGGATAAGTCTTGAGCGCGCGGCGCGGGGCAATCCCCAGGCAATCGATTGGTGTCGGCTTGGTGGGCTGAAGCCCGCCCTACGTAGGCGCCGCGCCTATTTCCACTGCAACGCCTGCACATGCGCGTTGGCGGGGTCGAAGTTGTCGAGCCGCATACGTTCGGCGATGGCTGCCGCTGCGGCTTCGCCCAGCGGGAATTGGTCGCGCACGGCGGCCCAGTCTGTGGGCTGCAGGCGGACCATCCAACCCTCTCCGTAACAATCCTGATTGATCAGCGCTGGGCGCTTCAGCAGTGCTTCGTTCACAGCCAATAGCTCACCGGCGACCGGGCTGCGCGCTGACGAGGCAGCCTTGGCGAACTCCACTACACCGAAACTGCGTTCGCGCTCGATGCGCGCGCCGACGCGTTTGGGCGTGAAGGCGAATATCTGGCCGTACAGCGCGCAGCCGTAGGCGGTCAGGCCAATGGTGATGCTGCCGTCCGGTTCTTCACGCAGCCACAGGCTGTGCTCTGGCGCGTAGCGCAGCGAGTCGGGGAATTCCAGGCCGTGTACGTTCATAGGCTCAGCACCCGGTCGTATTCAAGGATCATTTGTGCGAGTTCGCCGCCGCTGGATATCTCGTCCAGCTCGGCGATCAGCATCGCCGGGTCTACCGGTACCCCCGGCTGGCGACACATCAGCAGCCGCGCGCCGGCCTGTTTGGCGTTGCGGATGAAATGCAGCAACGGCTCACCGCCATCTACCGCGCGCAGTGTTTCGGCTGTTTCACGGCGCGCCAGCTGTGCGCCCTCGCCTGTCAGGTAAAGGGTGACCTCTGCATCCATGCAGGCGAGCAATGTGGCGATATGGAACGGCGCGGCGCAGCGCGCCGGGGTGCTGGGGCCGCTGGCGACCAGAATCAGTACGCGTTGTGAACCGTCTTGTTCCATAAATC
This region includes:
- a CDS encoding DsrE family protein gives rise to the protein MEQDGSQRVLILVASGPSTPARCAAPFHIATLLACMDAEVTLYLTGEGAQLARRETAETLRAVDGGEPLLHFIRNAKQAGARLLMCRQPGVPVDPAMLIAELDEISSGGELAQMILEYDRVLSL
- a CDS encoding glycine cleavage system protein H, whose translation is MNVHGLEFPDSLRYAPEHSLWLREEPDGSITIGLTAYGCALYGQIFAFTPKRVGARIERERSFGVVEFAKAASSARSPVAGELLAVNEALLKRPALINQDCYGEGWMVRLQPTDWAAVRDQFPLGEAAAAAIAERMRLDNFDPANAHVQALQWK